Below is a window of Leptospira perdikensis DNA.
CCTGTAGATCTATCATAACATTGCGTAGATATCGGAATTCTTTCGTAATTTTCGCTTTTTAAACTCTCGTATAAGCAGTTATCCTCGTTGCTGAAATAGTAGTTCATATTTGGGCTGAATGTTGCGTTGTAGAATTTTTTAAAATTGTCAATTTCGAGAAGATAGAGAACCAGAAACACGACAGATGTTATCGCTAGAATCGCAGATGAAAATTTGTATAATGCTAGTTTGTCTTTTTCTTTAGCTAATGCTTTTATTGCGTCATATTTATTATTAGGAATTTCATCGATTTTATCTTCTTCAAATAGTCGATTTGGACTTTTTGCATTTTCAATAATAGAAATTGCATCATCAAATTCTTCTTCATTTACATATAATTCCAAAAGATTAGAATTTCTAGGAATAATACCATTTAAAACATCTAAATCTTCGCCTTTTAGTATAGATTTTATTCCATTTGCTAATAGTGTAGATTCGATTATTTTGATTTTATTGTAATCTATTGAAGTGAATACT
It encodes the following:
- a CDS encoding putative signal transducing protein, with translation MKLVFTSIDYNKIKIIESTLLANGIKSILKGEDLDVLNGIIPRNSNLLELYVNEEEFDDAISIIENAKSPNRLFEEDKIDEIPNNKYDAIKALAKEKDKLALYKFSSAILAITSVVFLVLYLLEIDNFKKFYNATFSPNMNYYFSNEDNCLYESLKSENYERIPISTQCYDRSTGIRKNAKYYNINGNLISEVFNPELLEFDTKEITYDYYGKKIFEYIDSDKDGIFDELIEYDHDGFSKKKYKDTNGNFRFEINELK